In the Populus trichocarpa isolate Nisqually-1 chromosome 1, P.trichocarpa_v4.1, whole genome shotgun sequence genome, caacaaaatgtcatgtcttttcaacaggaaacaaggtcaagtattcacaacttggaaaagcaaatggggcaagtagcttcaagtgtggggaaattggaagcacaaatgaatggaaaattgccctcccaagcattgaatccattagagaatgttagtgcgatcatgctgcgaagtggaaaagaacttaaagaacaaaggtcgaaacaaattgagatggaggaagaagaaaagatagaaaccgaattgagtacaaagaagaaacatcctcctcctccacaaactgaaacaatgACCATTACTCCAAAGGTAATTCCTcaatcaatgaattccagttttaaaacaattccaccctttcctgtaaGTTCTtttaggtcaaagaaagaagacaaagaaaaagagattttagaggttttcaagaaagtgaaactcaacattcctttgcttgatgctatcaagcaaattccgaagtatgccaaattcttgaaagagttgtgtactaccaagagagctttcaaactaaaaggtcacgaaacggtaagtatgggtgaagttgtatctgctgttgttctaaagaatatgcctttgaagcaaaaggacccaggtgcgtttactatcccatgtgttattggtaatgctagtagtttcaaaagggccttgtgcgatttaggtgcatccattagtgttatgcctacacatgtttatgattctcttagtcttgaacctttgaataaaactagcattgtaatacaacttgcggatcgtagttttgtttacccacttggtgtgatagaagatgtcctagtcaagattgatagtttggttattccatgtgatttttatattcttgatatggaacatgattcttgtgattcatcaaacaacactcctatattgtttgggagaccattcttgaaaactgccaatacaaagattgattgtggtaaggatactttgtctatggaggtaggagatgaaaaaattgaatttaattttcatgatgcaatgacatatccttatagcaatgtttattctatcacatgctatgaccaagttgataagtgtgtacaacaattttgtgattttgatagtaaggatggattaagcgtagctttgagctatgactatgattttacGAAGATAAAacagatggagaggcatatatgtgttccccacAGCGTGTTccaatcagcattggctttgcaagcttttcAAACTGTCCCCCATGATGCAAAAGTCATTCTCTCCATCacggacagtgaatgggtggcgtcTATCCTTTTGGTACCCAAAAAGACTGGAACCACGTTTAAAGagatacaaaatgatgcttatgagaatgcaaggatttacaaagaaaagactaatagtcttcatgaccgaatgattacaagaaaagagtttcatgttgaagacaaagtccttctttatcattcatgtttgaaactttttcctggaaagttacgctcttgttggattggaccatttgttgtttctaatatttttccttatgatgcagttgaaattacaagtttagaaaccaacaaagtattcaaggtcaatgggcatcgcttgaaacctttctatgacagttggacgacagaactcaccgcttctgtggagttagctaaaccaatctatgaagaatgaacatgcaacatgtcaagccaatgacataaaaataaaagcgcttactgggaggcaacccaacataaaaaaaaaatttcagatttgctttctttttcccttatcttttatttttcgtattttactttatctttgtcattctcttatattccttttcttttatttcaacattgaggacaatgttgtattttaagtgtgggggtattgggagaatttttgttttcttattttcattttctttgttatcttaaaaaaaaaattatgtttgatctttagaACTCCTATTGATTTTTGAGAATacgagtattatgtatgagaattagttgagatagataaagatataaatcaaatgaatgagtgtgcatgaaaattttaaacatttaattgctttaaggattgactttgagaatatgccatgttgactttatagtgttataccaatgcaagcttttgagccttcaacattatattttttttattgtgcattctttcaatgatatgtatctctagaacttgcttcatatcttgttgagattacattcgcattacatatatacatgaagatgataaagacattagaaattttaaccacttgagccaaaaagccaacctaaagcaaattgtccttagtaaaccccttttgagcttgtttatcttttctttgctttatccatgtataagccttaactttttatatgttttccttttcccctggccaaggattagtagagcatatacttgtgatatctcatggaattatggttggaaataatgtgaaaagaaagaagaagtgatgcttgatgaaaagatgggcaaagttgccaaaggtgaaaaacaagaaaaaaaaaaagaaaaaaaaaagaaaaaaaagaaaaaaaaagtattcctttatgttcttaaggttttatgttgaaagagcttgaaatcaaaagaagttaagcattggtgattaaagatgaaaaatttatgtgctttaattgaatatcttgtttgaaatattatttttcagaatgctctactttctttggtttgaacctttccttttactttcttttacctcaccttacccctagccccattacaaccggaaaataagaccttttgattcatgcattgcttgtaatatgttagtaatggagataagattgaagagcaagcttatggtagattatattcattgattgaatttgagagatttaaacacataagccctaaacacgtgagtgttggagtgtatatcaatgagaggacctatcactttggcatggcatagatttcatttaaatcctgacaattaattgagctttgaagtttgcatgtaaacaaattcatgaaaatttatactctatatccttcttgattgtattcttgtttataatgcatatattcttggatattgatgggagattaagagattgatcataattattttcaatttgattttatctatcctttctcgaggacgagcaagagctaagtgtgggggtatttgatgtaaccatattattcgatagtttcactcacatttaactagtgttttgcctatgttttatgtataaaatgccttgatattctttgttttatgttttgaaggcacctttagatgaaagatgcaaaaagaagtaaattggaggtaattggcagatttgaccctcagtcgatgttttgtgcagagcatgAGTTCTAAAAGTcaaaacgaagtgattccagtggcattagaaagctaacatccatacctttctggaaatctaagtcaagaaaaataaaaatacaaagagcatggaaatcacatccttcaaagtcaaaactcgcattctgccagtgttgacctttgtccattcaaaattcaatatctggagctgtagatatccaattgatgcaaactaaattgttttggattcctgactcacaTGCCtacaaacgctccaaatttcagccacaaacaatgtcatatgagggagatatgattttgcaaagatgacaactgaattctgccagcaaacaggtttcatgaagaaacgagtccaaattacatcccgaagcatcaaaaccgacatccaagttttaatttcagcaatttagctcctcaagtaaatcaatccagaaggtcaaggaaggcagccaccaacctcaagccaccaacctcaaaccaccaaccacaaaccagctgccagccaccagccaccagccgccttcacactaccaccatctcttgatgttcacacttgaactttgaatttttttacttacaatttgtgtataaataggcagctaagttcatgatattaagagagccaagagagagggagagggagtgcagtagaatcaagGAAAGAggggtggcagccataagagaagaaacacaaactctcccctctacaaatcagaaatcatgtattctttcatctttaggagtagtttttcaatagatatgcaaggctaagctcgttttcttggttgtaaggacgcaaacaccttcagatttcaagaactgtgagatttattcttccatttatttttggtttgtattatgaatgagtatgtttgttttcctatgcatatttcgtatgattgtttatcttaattgctagagcggactctaagttattattgtgaacaatctattgctaagtttgatatcaaaaccggagttgtgatatataaacttgtgaagcaactaagcttggtaattgtagcggaactacgttattaaacttagggagaacattcgatcaaagcaacacaagctgacaacttggttgttaagattaatgaatttatctagatcttaaggctgccattgaattaaatcattagtgcggacactgtgattatttgttggttagggttagttatacggcggatccgttaattaaccaatgttaagaaaagataaaaaattcagaatataagctgaagtttcgtttcaaggatcggttctgatttctgtaggtggatgtgtgcttgcaaccaaggtttgttttcttgatatatttcagttttaattgattttgtttgttagtttaatttctaccatagtttaagatcattgcaaatcaaaccccccccaattacataacgtatagcataaaaatctgaactaaaccttcctcgtgggatcgaccccttgcttgctctatactatcttatgtgttttaagctagggtaattaatttgtgcgaccgcgacatcgcaacagacAGGAAACAACATAAGTCTTGTGGAGAAATTTAAGCAAGAGATGATGAAGGTTTTTGAGATGACAGATCTCGGTTTGATGACTTTCTTTCTTGGAATGGAAATTAAACAGGATGAACATGAAGTATTTATCTGTCAGAAGAAATACGCCAAGGAGATTCTAAAGAAGTTTAAACTTGAAGAATGCAAAGAAATGAGCACTCTCATGAACCAAAAGGAAAAGCTCTGTAAAGAAGATGGAATAGATAAGATTGATTAGGTATATTTCAGAAGTCTGATTGGTTGCTTAATGTACCTCCCAATAACTCGGCCTGACATTTTGAATGTTGTAAGCATCTTGTCTCGGTTTATGCACTGTGCAAGCGAATTGCATCTCAAGGCTGCAAAGAGGGTAATTAGATATGTCAAAGGCACATGTAATTTTGGCATTAAATTCACAAGGAGCAAAGAGTTCAAGCTGGTTGGTTTCTCAGACAGTGATTGGGAAGGTTCCATTGATGATTTAAAGAGCACTTTAGGCTATTGTTTTACACATGGTTCTGGTATTTTTTCATGGTgctagaaaaaacaagaaactgtAGCTCAATCCACTGCTGAAGTAGAGTTTGTTGCTGCAACTGCTGTTGTTAATCAAGCTTTGTGGCTGAAGAAGATTTTAATTGATCTTAAATTGGAGCAGAAGGAAAGCACGAAGATTATTGTTGACAACCAAGCTGCTATTACTATCTCTCATAATCCTGTATTTCATGGCAAAACTAAGCATTTTAACATTAAGTTATTCTTCTTAAGGGAAGTATAGAAAGATGGAGCTATTGTTCTTGTCTACTGCAAAACAGAAGATCAGGCTGCAGACATTTTCACCAAGCCTCTGCCAGTTAGCAAGTTTGAATTTCTGAGGACAAAACTTGGAGTTTGCAGTTCCTAAATCAAGGAGGAGTGTTAGAAGATGTGTTTAGGACTGCTAATGTGAACCGCTAATGTGGAGTCATAAACACTGTTtagtttgttttattgtttcaaaGTTGTTGCTATTTCTTTGGTATCagttatttcttttgttattcATGATTGTGATCATGGCGTAATCTTAGGACCATGATGTTAGTGGGTTGTTATTAATCATGCTTTAAATTGTAATGGTTATTCAGTTTTCAGCTTCAAAATATATTGCtctcattttctattttctttactGCTAGCAATactctgtttcttctttctttattctaaAACAACTACAATAACCATTTGAACCTGCAACAGTAGACATGGATTTTGAGCAGGGAAAATCAATCAACTTCACCAAGCCAGAGTCTCTTACATGAGCTTGAAGTACTTCATCCAACAAAATGTTGTTCAACTTGCA is a window encoding:
- the LOC127905417 gene encoding uncharacterized protein LOC127905417, with product MPVTRSTNQIQVQLDLEIENTLRRLRKEARLNTMAVAQQQTLKELAAPNVENQPLCINVDNNVNFELKSGFIHLLPTFNGLAGEDPHTHLKEFHMVCIGMKPNGVDEEQVKLKAFPFSLKGAAKTWLFSILPGSIGTWNAMKKIFLEKYFPASRVANIRKEICGIRQSHGETLSEYWERFEQLCIQCPHHQIPDQLLIQYFYEGLMPTDRSIIDAASGGALVDKTPEAARQLISNMAANSKQFGTRGDFSNKQVNEVSVSNLENKVNDLTSLVRSLACGNVQQVKVCSICSLQGHASDMCPTMQEDYIEQANTVDGAFNGQPQRKYDPFSNTYNPGWRDHPNLRYGNPPQQSNQGRQFHPHGFQSQQNYQARQPPPPFTNSNVMWSSSNDDLREMMKTLASNTVTLQQNVMSFQQETRSSIHNLEKQMGQVASSVGKLEAQMNGKLPSQALNPLENVSAIMLRSGKELKEQRSKQIEMEEEEKIETELSTKKKHPPPPQTETMTITPKVIPQSMNSSFKTIPPFPVSSFRSKKEDKEKEILEVFKKVKLNIPLLDAIKQIPKYAKFLKELCTTKRAFKLKGHETVSMGEVVSAVVLKNMPLKQKDPGAFTIPCVIGNASSFKRALCDLGASISVMPTHVYDSLSLEPLNKTSIVIQLADRSFVYPLGVIEDVLVKIDSLVIPCDFYILDMEHDSCDSSNNTPILFGRPFLKTANTKIDCGKDTLSMEVGDEKIEFNFHDAMTYPYSNVYSITCYDQVDKCVQQFCDFDSKDGLSVALSYDYDFTKIKQMERHICVPHSVFQSALALQAFQTVPHDAKVILSITDSEWVASILLVPKKTGTTFKEIQNDAYENARIYKEKTNSLHDRMITRKEFHVEDKVLLYHSCLKLFPGKLRSCWIGPFVVSNIFPYDAVEITSLETNKVFKVNGHRLKPFYDSWTTELTASVELAKPIYEE